From the Chryseobacterium fluminis genome, the window GAAGGAATGATTGCCAAGAAATGCGACAGTCTGTATGTCGAAAATCTCAGAAGTTCCGACTGGCTAAAGATAAAATTTACCAATACTGAAGAAGCAATCATCTGTGGATTTACAGAACCCAGAGGTTCAAGAGAAGGTTTTGGAGCATTGATTTTGGGAAAATATATCGACGGTCAGCTTATTTATGCAGGCCACACCGGAACCGGATTTAATAAGGAATCCATACACGAACTTCATGACAGGCTTAAAAATTTAGTAATAAAATCATCACCCTTTGAAACGGTTCCAAAAACCAATATGCCGGTAACCTGGACAAAACCCGAATTTGTTTGTGAAATAAAATATTCTGAAATCACGAAAGACGGAATTTTCAGACATCCTGTTTTTATAGCTATTCGCGAAGATAAAAACCCAGAAGATATTAATATAATACCCAAAGAAATGAAAGCCAAAACATCTCCAAAGACAACAAAAACTTCTGAAAAAGAGAAAGAAGTTACTTTAAATAAACATAAAGTAAAATTAACGAATCAGGACAAAATTTATTTTCCGAAAGATGATGTCACCAAAGGGGACGTGATAGAGTATTATCAATCTGTGGCAAGTTATATTTTGCCCCATTTAAAAAATCGCCCCTTATCATTAAACCGGTTTCCGAATGGTATAGAAGAACAGGGTTTTTATCAGAAAGATGCCAGTGACAACATTCCGGAATGGATAAAAACCACACAGGTGTATTCGGAATCCAATGATAAATACATCGACTATATTTATTGCAATGATAAAGCAACGCTGGCGTATCTGAATAACCTGGGCTGTATTGACCTTAACCCATGGAATGCTGCCCTTCCCGACCTGGACCATCCGGATTTTATGGTTTTGGATCTTGATCCTTCAAAGAAAAACAGTTTCGATGATGTGATTGAGACTGCACTGCAGGTGAATGAAGTTTTAAAGTCAGTTAAAGTAAAAGGATAC encodes:
- the ligD gene encoding DNA ligase D, yielding MDEKKLENFIKPMLAKPYEKAFDDEDWIFEIKWDGYRAIADLSKKQPLFYSRNGISFLSKFQKVSKDFKNQKYKMILDGEIVAYDENGKPNFQLLQQIGDNPDLALTYQVFDLLWLNGHSTEELPLIQRKELLKEALIETDVIKYCDHIPENGIDFFSKMKEMKLEGMIAKKCDSLYVENLRSSDWLKIKFTNTEEAIICGFTEPRGSREGFGALILGKYIDGQLIYAGHTGTGFNKESIHELHDRLKNLVIKSSPFETVPKTNMPVTWTKPEFVCEIKYSEITKDGIFRHPVFIAIREDKNPEDINIIPKEMKAKTSPKTTKTSEKEKEVTLNKHKVKLTNQDKIYFPKDDVTKGDVIEYYQSVASYILPHLKNRPLSLNRFPNGIEEQGFYQKDASDNIPEWIKTTQVYSESNDKYIDYIYCNDKATLAYLNNLGCIDLNPWNAALPDLDHPDFMVLDLDPSKKNSFDDVIETALQVNEVLKSVKVKGYCKTSGSTGIHIYIPMGAQYDFDQVKDFAHILMKQVNDKLPKITTLERSLQKRDDKKIYLDYLQNRTGQTLASVYSIRPKEGASVSMPLEWEELKPGLRPTDFNIHNALERIKEKGDLFKPVLGKGIDMMKVLELLGNIE